One genomic window of Verrucomicrobiia bacterium includes the following:
- a CDS encoding sigma-70 family RNA polymerase sigma factor, translating into MGNLPKPEWPSEDVGALYAEHSRQVYYLALRLLGDPAQAEDAAHDVFLKAFKKMDQFRGEANVRTWLYRITINHCQNLLQTWHRRNMVNNADDAVWETSPSAEESPLKVLETKELGERIQSTLDRLPEEYRILLLLVADDKMSYTEIGELTGQSADAVRGKLHRARKAFAGIFREYD; encoded by the coding sequence ATGGGAAACCTCCCGAAGCCCGAGTGGCCTTCGGAAGATGTAGGGGCGTTGTATGCCGAGCATTCGCGTCAGGTGTATTACCTTGCGTTGCGTTTGCTGGGCGACCCCGCGCAGGCAGAAGACGCCGCGCATGACGTTTTTTTGAAGGCGTTCAAGAAGATGGACCAGTTCCGGGGCGAGGCCAATGTCCGCACGTGGTTGTATCGCATCACCATCAATCACTGCCAAAACTTACTCCAGACATGGCACCGCCGGAACATGGTAAACAACGCGGATGATGCCGTATGGGAAACATCGCCTTCCGCCGAAGAATCGCCCCTGAAAGTTTTGGAAACGAAGGAACTGGGTGAACGCATCCAGAGCACCTTGGACCGCCTGCCGGAAGAGTATCGCATCCTCCTCCTGCTGGTGGCTGATGATAAGATGAGTTATACTGAGATCGGTGAATTGACCGGCCAATCAGCCGATGCCGTCCGCGGTAAACTTCACCGGGCGCGAAAAGCCTTTGCCGGAATATTTCGCGAATACGACTAA